A stretch of the Lolium perenne isolate Kyuss_39 chromosome 3, Kyuss_2.0, whole genome shotgun sequence genome encodes the following:
- the LOC127341720 gene encoding uncharacterized protein, with product MAAFTEEERAVDDALGYPKAYARLCRGAAGGALGLPYAHGPPHAFLPYVLQPHEALRAKDLNETFPVLDPDAAPTANPRGFANLLWKQLDHLGNAGFDPALFRVDAHGNVLYLHADSASPLAWDVAHWFPCARGGRTVPSNLRVLQLQVSRKRHNKLEFLVPWWDLQLGISVNQFLSIFASKNADFRNRAFAFLFADGSNEELSAVQAVEGHAFPHHFSEMKNKVGLAPAAIVSARGSDSSVLKSLDANRPVRSNYPLIAAKKFSGEKDDNSAAHGHGAKENNNPDVDGYISNPYLSIAMARDSLRQREESKKKQAELAELEDEVTEMQHKTEEDRVAIQDLEAQLIKRRRRVEKCRRLADAQSNYKAVLEKMIRDAMHQSVVYKEQLRLNQAATSTLMARLEAQRAMCDSSETELRKKYQHKDDLERQVRPFIDQARKRYRVDDEIQEERHCESARYLPERRFRSSPLKQELRVFLEQDQRNSDAYVSLEEEEIGEGTPAMGYVNNESSKVINFPRRSITTEENNTCYVERGRASVREKLEQSAIRERHRSRGRERKETMASRGIGGGTPIRSRDNRGKAAMLESETEKSYASQTVSLPRTSSVPPSPPYRASGAYGMPRYPTEQSLPLQKNHALHPRRVGRSEVNENMNHSGKGNVDKWLHMLMEDQQEGNEVYHSSEEHGGSEEDASDEQQVQSRINDDDESCRNEITECSEEIVDAGGGKTATHHGTPRYRNCRDGITEFSEEIVDVGAEIASHHGTPRCRNSFETSKDEKVEKKIWFPRSDSGRGFRSLPSSPSKILGMRRGVEKQKVAGGDDNRYGYEDSVSTSSSKFLSKCRQAIKKAVHK from the exons ATGGCGGCGTTCACGGAGGAGGAGAGGGCGGTGGACGACGCGCTGGGCTACCCCAAGGCCTACGCCAGGCTCTGCCGCGGCGCCGCCGGCGGGGCGCTCGGCCTTCCCTACGCCCACGGCCCGCCGCACGCATTCCTCCCCTACGTCCTCCAGCCCCACGAG GCGCTGCGGGCCAAGGACCTGAACGAGACGTTCCCGGTGCTGGACCCGGACGCGGCGCCCACGGCCAACCCGCGCGGCTTCGCCAACCTCCTCTGGAAGCAGCTCGACCACCTCGGCAACGCCGGCTTCGACCCGGCCCTCTTCCGGGTCGACGCCCACGGCAACGTCCTCTACCTCCACGCCGACTCCGCCTCGCCGCTCGCGTGGGACGTCGCCCACTGGTTCCCCTGCGCAC GAGGAGGGCGCACGGTCCCGAGCAACCTACGGGTCTTGCAGCTGCAGGTGTCCAGGAAGAGGCACAACAAGCTCGAGTTCCTCGTCCCCTGGTGGGATCTGCAGCTCGGCATCTCCGTCAACCAGTTCCTCTCCATCTTCGCCTCCAAGAACGCCGATTTCAG GAACAGAGCCTTCGCGTTCCTCTTCGCCGACGGCTCCAACGAGGAGCTGAGCGCGGTGCAGGCGGTGGAGGGACACGCCTTCCCGCACCACTTCTCCGAGATGAAGAACAAGGTCGGCCTCGCGCCCGCCGCCATCGTTTCCGCCAGGGGATCCGACAGTTCCGTGCTCAAATCACTCGACGCCAACAGACCGGTCAGGTCCAACTACCCCTTGATCG CTGCCAAGAAATTCTCGGGCGAGAAGGACGACAACTCGGCGGCGCACGGGCACGGGGCGAAAGAGAACAACAACCCAGATGTCGACGGCTACATCAGCAACCCGTACCTGTCCATAGCCATGGCCAGGGACTCGCTGAGGCAGCGCGAGGAGTCCAAGAAGAAGCAAGCGGAGCTCGCCGAATTGGAGGACGAGGTGACGGAGATGCAGCACAAGACTGAGGAGGACAGGGTGGCCATCCAGGACCTGGAGGCGCAGCTCATCAAGAGGCGTCGGCGAGTCGAGAAGTGCCGCCGCTTGGCGGATGCCCAGTCCAACTACAAGGCCGTGCTGGAGAAGATGATCAGAGACGCCATGCACCA GAGTGTTGTGTACAAGGAGCAGCTTAGGCTGAACCAGGCTGCAACTAGTACTCTGATGGCGAGACTGGAGGCCCAGAGGGCAATGTGTGACTCGTCTGAAACCGAGCTCCGCAAGAAGTACCAGCACAAGGATGATCTGGAGAGGCAGGTGAGGCCTTTCATTGATCAAGCGAGGAAGAGGTACCGGGTCGATGATGAAATTCAAGAGGAAAGGCACTGTGAGAGTGCAAGGTACTTGCCAGAAAGAAGATTCAGGAGCAGCCCTCTCAAACAGGAGCTGAGAGTTTTCCTGGAGCAGGATCAGAGGAATTCAGATGCATATGTTTCCCTGGAGGAAGAAGAAATTGGTGAAGGAACTCCAGCAATGGGCTATGTCAACAATGAATCTTCCAAGGTGATTAACTTCCCAAGGAGGTCCATCACCACTGAAGAGAATAACACATGCTACGTTGAAAGAGGAAGAGCGTCAGTgagggagaagctagaacaatctGCGATCAGGGAACGGCATCGAAGCAGGGGAAGGGAAAGAAAGGAAACCATGGCATCAAGGGGGATTGGTGGTGGTACACCTATCAGGTCAAGAGATAATAGGGGCAAGGCAGCCATGCTTGAGTCTGAAACTGAAAAATCTTATGCAAGCCAGACAGTCTCATTGCCAAGGACCTCCTCGGTTCCACCAAGTCCTCCATACAGAGCGAGCGGCGCATATGGAATGCCAAGGTATCCCACAGAGCAGTCACTACCCTTGCAAAAGAATCACGCTCTTCATCCTCGACGTGTTGGCAGATCAGAAGTCAATGAAAACATGAACCACAGTGGTAAAGGCAATGTGGATAAGTGGCTTCATATGCTCATGGAGGACCAGCAAGAAGGAAATGAAGTGTACCATTCTTCGGAAGAACACGGTGGTAGCGAGGAGGATGCTTCGGATGAGCAGCAAGTGCAAAGCAGAATCAATGACGACGACGAGAGCTGCAGGAATGAGATCACTGAATGTTCTGAAGAAATTGTTGATGCTGGTGGCGGCAAGACAGCTACTCACCATGGCACTCCAAGATACAGGAACTGCAGGGATGGGATCACTGAATTTTCTGAAGAAATCGTCGACGTCGGTGCCGAGATCGCTTCTCACCATGGCACTCCAAGATGCAGGAATAGCTTTGAAACTAGTAAGGATGAGAAAGTGGAAAAGAAGATTTGGTTCCCTAGATCCGACAGCGGCAGGGGTTTTCGGTCTCTGCCTTCCTCACCTTCAAAGATCCTGGGAATGAGAAGAGGTGTGGAGAAACAGAAGGTGGCCGGTGGCGATGACAACAGATATGGGTATGAGGATTCAGTGTCCACGAGCAGTAGCAAGTTCCTCAGCAAATGCAGGCAGGCTATCAAGAAAGCAGTACACAAATGA